A single Drosophila miranda strain MSH22 chromosome XR, D.miranda_PacBio2.1, whole genome shotgun sequence DNA region contains:
- the LOC108151234 gene encoding G patch domain-containing protein 1 homolog, whose translation MDDEESLHRFGTPLPPLEKDVVPAKKPLAIEDQIVKDENGKRRFHGAFTGGFSAGFWNTVGSLEGWTPKTFKSSRAEKATPRAQQRPEDFMDKEDLGEFGIAPQGIRTREEFAKESEEEQRTGQRKRKLMQPEQVGPIPGVPVLEHLLRPVRDKVAMRILKSMGWKPGQGVGPRQTRKEKRLASARNKREQYLLEHYGAEGLPSLDQLQNADVEEGNDDDDDDEDDEEITFAPNDYEPIFYTPKENRFGMSYSGLSRDPILSKSSSSHPAAPMQHINLFGQLETQPKQKQLSIRGQAFGVGAFEEEDDDIYARDDLTRYDFSLADKKPKQKKLQHVQQRHVIDGFSEDKSGAALQKSYAIDLPRDFKPRNWLQRRSRFEPMDSERTKKLEARNEYKKTGLGRHDLNPDQRAQLLGEQKSQKEEQQQQPQPPSRNPFKDRGKLLELINAKSEGFTKGGLITEEELPKAETAATAMAKQVKENNATIQEKAVLKTKDLASATPLGGFKPFLADEAKQERYDKFLDAQLKTDAEITEFLANMQPVTLSLWDREMEKKEFIQAAKIYRPLNGLMYDRFVSEATVQAEQAKEQQKPPEERKVVMERTKTMWKPASLLCKRYNIAEPFGGSMLEPPKELKGKPKISIFDYLETSINSKADFQTPTIRPKHMEKPKPAVASSFALAPLAPPAAVAPEPEKEKPAQKKEEEPIVKASFVPRTPLEHAVDESREKPISEKKDLFRSIFEDSDDEEKVAVPPPQIATLSTPQEKLAAINEALGLPSTSAASAATLNVLRNNSPPRGIFAALFKPIEEAAAPAKFAPIEGNKLKIAYKSREERLRNDKELAMAQVPAEDIYGPKLPGKGPPPRTQETDHAEVDLEAKLQHLWQKHAPKKRSADKWVEKKTLSSDDSDSDSSSDTSSSCSASSPRKAKRSRVSKSKKSSHRSSSSKKSKKSKQKSKKKSKKSSDRSKPKAKKKKSKH comes from the exons ATGGATGATGAAGAATCCCTGCACCGCTTCGGCACACCGCTTCCACCGCTGGAGAAGG ACGTAGTGCCGGCCAAGAAGCCGCTGGCGATTGAGGACCAAATCGTAAAAGATGAGAACGGAAAGAGGCGCTTCCATGGCGCCTTCACGGGCGGATTCAGTGCCGGCTTTTGGAACACGGTGGGCTCCCTGGAGGGCTGGACACCGAAGACTTTCAAGAGTTCGCGCGCAGAGAAGGCCACTCCGAGAGCCCAACAGCGGCCCGAGGACTTCATGGACAAGGAGGACCTGGGAGAGTTCGGCATCGCGCCGCAGGGCATACGCACTCGCGAGGAGTTCGCCAAGGAGAGCGAGGAGGAGCAGCGCACGGGCCAGCGCAAGAGGAAACTAATGCAGCCAGAGCAGGTCGGTCCCATTCCAGGGGTGCCAGTGCTGGAGCACCTGCTCCGCCCAGTCCGCGACAAGGTGGCCATGAGGATACTCAAGAGCATGGGTTGGAAGCCGGGCCAGGGCGTGGGTCCCCGCCAGACCAGGAAGGAGAAGCGTCTGGCCAGCGCCAGAAACAAGCGGGAGCAGTATCTCCTTGAGCACTACGGAGCCGAGGGACTGCCCAGCCTGGATCAGCTTCAAAACGCAGATGTAGAAGAAGGaaacgatgatgatgatgatgatgaggatgaTGAGGAGATCACCTTTGCCCCCAATGACTACGAGCCCATCTTCTACACGCCCAAGGAGAATCGCTTCGGCATGAGTTACTCCGGCCTCAGCCGAGACCCCATTCTGTCCAAGTCGTCCTCTTCCCATCCAGCAGCTCCCATGCAGCACATCAATCTGTTCGGCCAGCTGGAGACGCAGCCCAAGCAGAAACAGCTCTCCATACGAGGCCAGGCCTTTGGAGTTGGTGCCTTTGAAGAGGAGGACGACGACATCTATGCCCGCGATGACTTGACACGCTACGATTTCTCCCTGGCCGACAAGAAGCCCAAGCAAAAGAAGCTCCAGCACGTCCAGCAGCGCCACGTCATCGATGGCTTCAGCGAGGACAAGTCGGGAGCAGCCCTGCAAAAGTCCTACGCCATAGATCTCCCACGGGACTTTAAGCCCAGGAACTGGCTGCAGCGGCGCAGTCGCTTTGAGCCCATGGACAGCGAGCGGACCAAGAAGCTGGAGGCGAGGAATGAATACAAAAAGACAGGCCTCGGCAGGCACGACCTCAATCCGGACCAGCGGGCCCAGCTGCTGGGGGAACAGAAGAGCCAGAaagaagagcagcagcagcagccgcagccgcccAGCCGCAATCCCTTCAAGGATCGTGGCAAATTGCTGGAGCTCATAAACGCCAAGTCTGAAGGCTTCACCAAGGGTGGTCTGATAACCGAGGAGGAGCTTCCCAAAGCAGAGACGGCTGCAACAGCGATGGCCAAGCAGGTGAAAGAAAACAATGCAACGATCCAGGAGAAGGCCGTCCTCAAGACCAAGGATTTGG CCTCTGCGACTCCCTTAGGTGGCTTCAAGCCCTTCCTGGCGGACGAGGCCAAGCAGGAACGCTACGATAAATTTTTGGACGCACAGCTCAAGACAGATGCGGAGATAACAGAGTTCCTGGCCAACATGCAGCCGGTGACGCTTTCCCTGTGGGATCGAGAGATGGAGAAGAAGGAATTCATTCAGGCAGCCAAGATCTATCGACCCCTGAATGGGCTCATGTACGACAGGTTCGTGTCGGAGGCCACCGTCCAGGCGGAACAggccaaggagcagcagaagccGCCCGAGGAGCGGAAGGTGGTCATGGAGCGGACCAAGACCATGTGGAAGCCCGCCTCGCTGCTCTGCAAGCGTTACAACATAGCCGAACCATTCGGTGGGTCCATGCTGGAGCCGCCAAAGGAGCTCAAAGGAAAGCCCAAGATATCAATATTCGATTACCTGGAGACTTCCATCAATAGCAAGGCCGATTTTCAGACTCCAACGATCAGACCCAAGCACATGGAGAAGCCCAAGCCAGCTGTAGCTTCTTCGTTTGCTTTAGCTCCCTTAGCCCCTCCAGCTGCTGTGGCGCCTGAGCCAGAAAAAGAGAAACCTGCTCAGAAGAAGGAAGAGGAGCCTATAGTCAAGGCAAGTTTTGTGCCGAGGACTCCCTTGGAGCATGCTGTCGATGAGTCCCGGGAGAAACCCATTTCGGAGAAGAAGGATCTGTTTAGGAGCATCTTCGAGGATAGCGACGATGAGGAGAAGGTGGCTGTGCCACCTCCTCAGATAGCAACATTGTCCACTCCGCAGGAAAAACTGGCTGCAATTAATGAAGCTTTGGGTCTGCCCTCGACCTCGGCTGCCTCGGCGGCAACCTTGAATGTTCTGAGAAATAATTCACCGCCGCGCGGGATCTTTGCGGCACTCTTCAAGCCGATAGAGGAGGCCGCAGCGCCTGCAAAGTTCGCGCCCATCGAGGGGAACAAGCTGAAGATTGCCTACAAGTCGCGCGAGGAGCGACTGAGGAACGACAAGGAGCTGGCCATGGCTCAAGTGCCAGCCGAGGATATCTATGGACCCAAGCTGCCTGGAAAAGGGCCGCCTCCAAGGACCCAGGAGACCGACCATGCCGAAGTTGACCTCGAGGCGAAGCTTCAGCATCTATGGCAGAAGCACGCTCCTAAGAAGCGCTCTGCCGACAAGTGGGTGGAGAAGAAGACTCTCTCGTCTGACGATAGTGATAGCGATAGTTCTAGTGACACATCTAGTTCCTGCTCTGCCTCGTCCCCTCGCAAGGCCAAGAGATCAAGAGTCAGCAAATCTAAAAAGAGCTCCCACCGAAGCTCTAGCTCGAAAAAGTCTAAGAAATCCAAACAGAAATCAAAGAAAAAGTCAAAGAAGAGCAGCGACAGATCAAAGCCTAaagcgaaaaagaaaaagagcaAGCATTGA